Proteins encoded together in one Chrysemys picta bellii isolate R12L10 chromosome 22, ASM1138683v2, whole genome shotgun sequence window:
- the LOC101933675 gene encoding resistin yields the protein MEDFATFAPAGSYLKGQLVNWGAASCKIVPEGSSAPGVMKAAVFLLLTLLVPAYHTDAQCVIDNVVDLKVQAAISSIVSSTLAKAKLLCQDVSARGALVSCPAGYKPTGCACGMACGSWDIRTDSTCHCQCGGIDWTAARCCKIGLE from the exons ATGGAAGATTTCGCCACCTTTGCTCCAGCGGGCTCCTATTTAAAGGGGCAGCTTGTGAACTGGGGAGCAGCATCTTGCAAGATTGTGCCAGAAG gTAGCTCAGCACCTGGCGTGATGAAGGCTGCCGTGTTCCTCCTGCTCACCCTCCTGGTGCCCGCATACCACACGGATGCTCAGTGCGTCATTGACAATGTGGTCGATCTGAAGGTGCAGGCAGCGATTAGTTCCATAG TGTCCTCCACCCTCGCCAAAGCCAAGCTACTCTGCCAGGACGTCTCAGCCCGTGGGGCACTTGTCTCCTGCCCAGCAG ggtACAAACccacgggctgtgcctgtggaatGGCCTGCGGCTCCTGGGACATTCGCACCGACTCCACCTGCCACTGCCAGTGCGGCGGCATCGACTGGACGGCCGCGCGCTGCTGCAAGATAGGACTGGAGTGA